The following proteins are encoded in a genomic region of Mahella australiensis 50-1 BON:
- a CDS encoding ABC transporter permease encodes MRKLGFSEETKRLMKKYRMLYLFLIPAGVILILFAYLPMAGLVMVFQQYDPVSGFLGSEWVGFENFRRVFSSPVFGRSLRNTLVISSLKLLVNFPAPIIFALLLNELRNQRFKKTVQTITYMPNFVSWVIVSGIWYSMLSANGVVNQVLMKLGLTNDAILFMQQKNLFYPIIVFTDLWKSLGYSTIFYIAAISTIPVENYEAAKIDGAGRFKQAIYITLPSLYSTIALLFIMQVGGILNAGFDQMWTMNNLAVRDIADILDTAVLRTLTSGSINDLSIGAALGMFKSVVGLILFLVANWVSKKLVNESII; translated from the coding sequence ATGAGAAAACTAGGATTTTCTGAAGAAACAAAGCGTTTGATGAAAAAATACCGTATGCTATATCTTTTTTTGATACCAGCTGGGGTTATACTCATCTTGTTTGCTTATTTGCCTATGGCTGGCTTAGTTATGGTGTTTCAACAATATGACCCGGTATCAGGATTTTTAGGCAGCGAATGGGTAGGATTCGAAAATTTCAGGAGAGTATTCAGTTCACCGGTATTTGGGCGTTCTTTACGCAATACATTGGTTATAAGCAGTTTGAAACTCCTTGTCAATTTTCCTGCGCCTATTATTTTTGCACTGTTGCTCAATGAATTGCGTAATCAGCGGTTTAAGAAAACCGTTCAAACCATTACTTATATGCCCAATTTCGTATCATGGGTAATCGTTTCCGGTATATGGTACAGCATGCTTTCCGCTAATGGCGTGGTCAACCAAGTTTTAATGAAATTGGGGCTGACTAACGATGCCATTCTGTTTATGCAGCAAAAGAACCTTTTTTATCCGATAATTGTTTTTACGGATTTATGGAAATCGCTTGGGTATAGTACTATATTCTATATAGCTGCTATATCTACGATACCTGTAGAAAATTATGAGGCTGCTAAGATCGATGGTGCAGGAAGGTTTAAACAGGCGATATATATTACTTTACCGTCTCTTTACAGTACGATAGCCTTATTGTTTATAATGCAGGTGGGCGGTATATTAAATGCCGGCTTTGATCAGATGTGGACCATGAACAACCTTGCTGTAAGAGATATAGCCGATATACTGGATACCGCGGTGCTTAGAACGCTGACCAGCGGTTCAATAAATGATTTATCTATTGGTGCGGCTCTCGGTATGTTTAAGTCTGTGGTAGGGCTTATTCTATTCCTTGTAGCTAACTGGGTTTCCAAGAAGCTCGTAAACGA